The stretch of DNA TGCATTGAAATGAAGGATTTTCATTGTTATGCTATTTGTACTATTTACTGTTCAATCTTTCACTTGAGACTGTTTTACCTTGTGTTGTGTTAGATATTTAAGTTTTTGTCTCAGTGTGTTGGTACCGTGCGCAGGCTGGCACCATGTGAAGTTGGCACCCAGTACCCGTCCCTTGTGTTGTGAACAGGGGCTCACTGGTAAATGAAATCTCTGTTACATAGAGGCCGCCATTTTGATTCTATCTATGGTGCTATGTGCAGGAGTGATGGGCACTTCTGATGTGATGTTAGTACGTAACAGTTTCTACTTAAATCAATAGCACTGACATTAATTGTTAGCTTCGAAGCAGAGTTGAGTCTAGAGAGCTGGCTGTTGTGGTGGGGTCAGACTGGAGTGCACCCAGGCATACCAAAGCTCCTGTTGTGAATCCTTATCATCTTGTCTCATACTTGTCCTTTTCGAATGCCCTTCTCATGTTTACTAATTTTTACTCACTCATTTAAATTATGCAGCTCTTACATGGATAGCAATTcagcatgttgttttgttttaagtacATTTATAAAAGACATGTAAAGGTACTTTGTTTCATGGATCATTTAATCTCATCTCTCTTAACATTTCCAccagtttttacatttctcattACATTACTCTATTTTTTGATGCAAAATAACACTGCTGTACTTTCCATATCTACAACAGTAGCCAATTTGGCATTATCAAAAGGCCAATGTTTGAGAATAATTCAAATGTTAGAGTAGTATTGTTCACATATGcatctgtttacattttcatagTCATACTATTTTGTCCTGCAGCTGTTAGTGATCCATTTTAAAGTAACTTATCTTTTTTAGAATTTTGTATCCATGTATCAAAATGTAGAGTATTTTTGTAAAACTAAAGTTTTTGGTTTATGCTCATAGCACAGAATATCATTGCTGGTATGTTTTCCTGAAATGAAGCGGAGGTTTATTGTGAAGTGTATGACTGAAATTAGAAATGTAATTAAGTGGACATCAAGCAGATCTGTTAGAACATCATTCTACTGTTTTAACATTTACCCAAtttgtataatgtaatacaTGGGCTAggtttcttgtgtgtgtttgttttttttctaacttttttttttttttttttttttttttaaatgtcatgcaTCTCAAATGGCACTTTGATTCATCCGTTAAGTGTAGATCAGGTTAGAACACAGTAGTGATGTTTCCAAGCATTCCATTCCTCTTGGGTAGGGGAGTTTAAGAGCACATGATGTTGCGGAGGAAGTGCGGAACAGTAATGCCTCTTAAAGCCATACCAACACAGAAAGCCAACCTGTGACTTCAGTTTCATGAATGTAAATTTTACCTCATGGTGTGGACATAGAGCTTGCTCTACATCAAACATCGGACCAATTACAGTTTATGAGAACATATATTTTGAGGCAGAGGGGATGGGTGGGGTGGCACCAACTGTCATTTGTGTCACTGAACATTTGTCAGCTTGTTTTGTCTTGGATTGTGGtgtaatttcatgtttttcacgTCCAGTCGTTTCATTTTGAGCAATCCAGGATGCTCAGTCTGACTCTTCGAATAGCCACTTCCACCTGAAAAAAACCATGTAAGACATTGATTTAATAGTGGCGAAGATAGCACACAAATCTTTACACAATATCAGTTTTGTCCTTCAGTCATGTAAATGAATATccatgtatatttaaatgtgaaatatactGCAGGGGTATCTTGAACTTCAATTGTGATGCTTTCAACAGAACTTTGTGTGCCTTGATAACTTAACCGTTACTCTGCTGTGTTCACTGGTGTCCCTTTTGTGTCACTGCTATTTGGCCCCTTGTCCTTTTTATTCCTGAGGACCGTCTAACATCAGGACACTTTTCTGTGatttaagttttatttctaCAACACAAGCGCAACCATAGCCCATACCCATATATTTTAGTGTTAACATTTTCTATTTAGAAATCCATTGCAAGATATCAGAGTGAGTACTCTCAACATAATATTGTGCAGCTTCACCAGTGAATTGTCaacttgtttattattttctgttgaaaatgtttttttcatgcctCATGAGATTTGTACATGTGAGGTAAAAGGGACGAGACAGTGGAGATTGTTTTATGGAGAGCTTTCTTGTGTTGATGTGCTTGTCAACATTACTATTGTTGCTGTGAAATGCTTGATCAAATGGAGCAACCATGATAACTGTTAATTGCCAATAGTGTGAGCTGTATCTTGTGTGTAATCAGTTTGCTCACTTTTCCTAGTTCGCTTTCTATTTCACATTCTCCAACAGTTCTGTTGTATCCGTTCTGTGTAGCTTGAGCTTTAGTATCTAGCCTTAAGATCCTGAAGTAGGGATAAAGGTCAACCCCAGTGTGTTATCATACAtctgaattattattaacatgTACTTTGCCTTGGTCTGGACATTTGTATACTCTTCTGTTTATATCTGTAATCCTGCTGCtacattaaatgaattaataaaaatctaaacgtcttgatttgcttcttttctcccCTCTAAGGTTTTAAATGCACTAGTTATACAAAGCTCTGAAACAAAAGAATCTGTTAGAACTAGTATTGCATGTAAGTCAAGATTCCTGTTGTACACATGTCCTCACAATTAACACAAATTAATACACTGCTGTTAAATAAATCTGGCTTACAGTATTTTGTATTGGTACAAATGCATTACCAACATTGGGAAAGGATGTGTTCATAGTTTACTAATTCTTCTATGTAGAATCTGTTGGAAGAAGGATAATGGATCCTCAGAGTCAAAACCAACATCAAACTCGGGTTGTTTTCTGAGAGCAAGTGCAGCCACCAGTATGGCCAACATGGCAGTCAGGCCCCATATGTGATACTGGCTTCCTGAATCAGGGTccacaaaatgaaatgagtgcAATGGCCCAACCATCCCAGCAGCACCATGGGCAGTACAATGGTCCTTCTCGCTGGTGAAGAAGTCCAGAGGGACTGTGAACACGGCACTGACTTCGGCTGGGTTTGGGCAGGGATAAAATGATTCCTCTATGAATCCAACCACCGGGGTCACCAACAGACCACTCTGTTAAAAGATTTGAGGGGGTAATGTGAGAAAAAAGATGAACCCAGAGCAGCTGATGATCTGACAGGGAAGAGTCATTTGTGTTGTCCTACCTTATTAATGATAGGGAACAGTCTACAGACCACCTGAACACCTTCAGGAGATAGACctatctcctcctctgcctccctcagAGCTGTGTCCACATCATCTCTGTCACTGGGGTCTCTCTTCCCACCGGGAAAACACACTTCACCAGCACTGGTCTTCAACTTAACAGAGACAAAAGTCAGTCAAAGGTAGAGTTAAATTACAGATATCGCATTAGTCCTTCACCCAACTGACATCCATGCAGGTTACCTCCTTTGAACGCAGGGTCATCAAGGTGTACAGCTCTCCATTCTTCACAAACAGCGGGATCAGCACCGAGGCTTTGGGCAGGACCGGTAGATAAGACAATTTGTTTCcaatgtcaaactgttttaaaatggcTATAGTCTCCTCCTTAATATCCATGTTAGCTGTTCGGTTTCAAAGCAGAAACGGAAAAGCAGAGGACAGCTACAAAACCATGCATTTAATGCAAAAGCAAATTAGAAGCCTACCTATAACCTAcaagtgaaaaatatttgtgtacAGCTTGAATATGTGGGTTTTCAGGTCCGACTGAGTCTTAAATAGCTAGCTGATTTCCGTTTACAAGTAAACATGCCACAGCACTGGTGCAAGTTGGAGCAGTACTACGCATTGTACGTCACAAGGTGACGCGATAAACTAACGGTAGCACAAAGCTAACCCTAATGTTAATGACAGCAGTAGGTTACATGTGACAATATTCTTATGATTACATGTATTATTCACAcgaaaaatgttattattaattgCTATAACGGCTAGGGGAACgttaaatgaaatcaaactgaaaacGAAAATATGTCGTCATAATTAGGCGACGAGCGTTAGCCTCAATTATCTGGGCACTGTGGCTTCGAGTTTTATGGCATTTATACATTTGCTTCTCCAAAGTAAGACGGACTGTGGGAATGCACAAAACAATCTTATGTAAGGACAGGGACTTGAAAATGTTTACTcgaatatgacaaaaaaagtataGTGTTATTTGTAAACATGTAACATTACTCCCTCTGCTGGGGAAACTGATGAagtgtcacagaaaaaaacaggaatcaAGGTTTCAAAGGGATTTGTATTGCTGTAAACAGGTCCtccatgaaaacatcagatatgAAATAAAACGTACAGTACATTCCAAGTCAGTCATTTTATGGCATAATGAGAGGACATATCATTCTAAGTTAAATAAAAACGTGTACAAACTGAAGACTGCTAATATCTGACAATTGAACATAAAGCAGACGCCTGAGACCTGTGATTTAATGTGCCAGAGCAAATTAATAACATTCATTTTCCATCTCCAAGATAAAACTGCAATTTACAGGCAGAGTCTATACACggaagtgaataaataaatcaaatttaacaTCCAAAATATTCTTAATATACATAATTAATCCCACTTATTCAATGGGGGGCAAAAGAAATGTTCTTCTTAAAGTTATATACAACCCACAAGTCATATTTTGTGGACTCTTaggtagaaaaataaataagattcaaaacacagcaaagctAAGGAAGGTCATCACAGTGGTCCTAGTCTTCATTGATTCAGGTATCATCTCTGCAGCACTTTATCTGCTCACACTTTGTACTTCTCCTTGGCTTGGTCATTTAGTATACAGATGTgctgaaataaaagcaaaccaGAGGACAGTGAGTTCATGTTTGATTCATTTCAGTTGTCCAGGAATTAGATTTTTCTCACAGTGGAAAAAACCACTAGAGGTGATAtctttggtttggtttctgGAAATGTGACAAATTCTTTACTCAATGTGTTTATGTTAGACttttcaaagaaaacatttaattaaaatcgAATTAATCAAGAAGAGTTTTGCATTTTCCCAGCAGAAAAGGCCATTATCACAGCAGACATTGTGACTTGTCGTAgtagaaaacacacaggtgttcttaataacattaacaatgccTCTGCTCTGTTAACATGTCccagtaagtcatgacagtgtgatACTGAGGCAGCATGAACAATACCAGGATCCTAAAACTGAACCaactaaatggaattcagccacaattacttttattatttacacctgtgcttttcctactgtgacagTTCAAACAGGCCCCTTTGCATTTCTGGGAGTGTAGAGAAGGATTTGAAGCAGAATTCAGATTATTATACATGGAGATAAAGTTTATCAAAAGTATactaaacagcaaaataaaatgtgaaaacaataataatacaagcttttagatttttttggtgGACAGTCAAACATTTTTTGTACATTTGATTACACTAAgagaatttgtttttatgacctcaGTCTGGATAAGTTTGGATATGGCCTTGGCTCATTCTTTTCAGAAACTAATTGTATGCCTATTTCTAAACAACTACAGTAATCCAGATCAAATTTCTGTCAAAAGTAAACTTTACAAAAAAACTGACAATGAGCATATTCTTTACTACACACCAATTCTAAGCAGGTTTTGAGTATACAGTGTATTTACACTGGGAAACTGAGAAGGTCAAGTATATTCAAAGTCAGTATGCATATTAGAAATACCGCCTCATcgttgtatgcctctgccaatcAGCCAAGTTGCACGAAATATGGTCACagaccagaagtgtttttacagaacataatgatatcacagtgaagttgaccattgaccatttggatataaaatgtcatcacttcatcattttaaattgtgtcataattagtatatgaattcatgagttatagtcaaaaatgtgttttgtgaggtcacagtgaccttgacttttgaccaacaaaatctaatcagttcatcattgagtCCAGGTCAAGAATAATTCACAAATTATTTAACTTAAACATGTATTAATTTCTCAAAGcacaacttcactgtgacatcctATATTTCTGCAAAAGCATTTCCAGCCATTGTTAattgctgtaactcaggaagggagTAATCAACTGGCGCAAACTTACACTGAGATCTCGGAAGTACTCATTGTAGTCCAGAGCATAGCCTACCAGAAAGGCATCTGGTACCTCAAAGCCAATGTCTGAAATAAATATACAGATACCACCGATGTGAGTCgtgtaaagaaaacacataatTTCCACTTTAAGTGCAGTGAAAGTAAAACTCTTGGGCTAATCTGAAATAAGAAGAAGAGGCTCTGTAGTAAACTAATAGATGTTGCTCTTTTACTGTCTGTGTGAGGTTGTACTTAAACTGTCAGTGCTGTACAGTGGAAAGTCAAAACGCTTACAGTAACAGCTGTCCTTGAGGGACAATCTTAAAGAGATTATCCAACTCAAACCTAAAAGCATTACATAATCACTGACAGGGTGAACAGGGGGTTATCAGGCATGCATTAGTGCATAAGTGCCCAGCTTGGCTACATTTGGAGTATATTTTCTGAAGTGAATGTTAATCCTGCACAgctttattaaataaaacaaaaaaaaataaagtgatggGCATGAAGCTCTACCATACATTACTACACTACACAGATAACATGTAGTAGTGTAAGTTGAGTACAGAGGTACTCACAGTCTGGTCTGTACCCGGAACTCCTCGGGGTCCTCTTCACCAGGAGGCTGGAATGATACATGAGGAAAATAAAGCCTATTTcaaacaaatgcatttaaataaaaatacattttcagtacAGGTTTTAATCCTGACAGAACTGCACAACACCTTGACCGAGCAGATGCCCATTCAGGGTTCAAGATCAACCTCTTTGTGTGGATACTATACATGCATGGATGCAACATTATACCAGAGTACAGGCTAAGTGGTGACCAGTGAATAGAGTTCCTCTGCTTTAAAGCttaaattactgaaaaaaaaatgaatttaataaa from Seriola aureovittata isolate HTS-2021-v1 ecotype China chromosome 10, ASM2101889v1, whole genome shotgun sequence encodes:
- the nudt7 gene encoding peroxisomal coenzyme A diphosphatase NUDT7 — its product is MDIKEETIAILKQFDIGNKLSYLPVLPKASVLIPLFVKNGELYTLMTLRSKELKTSAGEVCFPGGKRDPSDRDDVDTALREAEEEIGLSPEGVQVVCRLFPIINKSGLLVTPVVGFIEESFYPCPNPAEVSAVFTVPLDFFTSEKDHCTAHGAAGMVGPLHSFHFVDPDSGSQYHIWGLTAMLAILVAALALRKQPEFDVGFDSEDPLSFFQQILHRRISKL